The Plasmodium sp. gorilla clade G2 genome assembly, chromosome: 4 genome has a segment encoding these proteins:
- a CDS encoding 40S ribosomal processing protein, putative, whose translation MEVNILHRNPEEYKNNKGTSNYKHVRSFDKKIHLFQREIEYKRALNATKMDKIFAKPLIKCLDGHDDSIKSICVSNKNLSDLYSGSCNGIINIWNVLDKKLIKKIKAHDGFVRSLCMSHDEKFLFSCGDDKYIKQWVIHKNKNINDIINEEQNNIDQEHNDISQKSNYIYERQNENDFDYLEKENVPKKIYVCKNVPNSIDKHFSENLIVSGSQTLDVWDYYRNNAISSFDYNNEYIYYVKCNYAQTNLVGLTLSDNSIGIVDIRNKTPIKKLYLKYRSNSLSWNNMNPKQFIIANEDSNLYSFDMRYLKTAYLVHKGFVNAVLDVDFSPIGNKFVACSYDKTVRLFNSDEPTSYDVYHTKRMQHVLCCKFSQDAKYVFTGSSDMSLRIWKTISHEPSGILSNKEKQAINYRNKLKDKFASLKEIKRIRQHHHVPALIKSLSDKKKVMLEAKKRKDNNKIQHSKNPEQLPMPEKKKIFVTEQ comes from the coding sequence ATGGAGGTAAACATCTTACATAGAAACCCAgaggaatataaaaataataagggGACGTCCAATTACAAACATGTAAGAAGCTTTGATAAgaaaattcatttatttcaaAGAGAAATAGAATATAAGAGAGCTTTGAATGCAACAAAAATGGATAAAATATTTGCAAAGCCATTAATAAAATGTTTAGATGGACATGATGATTCTATAAAAAGTATTTGTGTATCGAATAAAAACTTGAGTGATTTATATAGTGGTAGTTGTAATggcataataaatatatggaatgtattagataaaaaattaataaaaaaaataaaagccCATGATGGATTTGTTCGTAGCCTATGTATGAGTCATGATGAAAAATTTCTATTTAGTTGTGgtgatgataaatatataaaacaatgggttattcataaaaataaaaatataaatgatataataaatgaagaacaaaataatatagatcAAGAACACAATGATATATCACAAAaatcaaattatatatatgaacgacaaaatgaaaatgacttcgattatttagaaaaagaaaatgttccaaaaaaaatttatgtatgtaAAAACGTTCCTAATAGTATAGATAAACATTTCTCAGAAAATCTTATAGTTTCAGGTAGTCAAACATTAGATGTATGGGAttattatagaaataatGCAATATCAAGTTTTGATTATAACAacgaatatatatattatgtgaaATGTAATTATGCTCAAACAAATTTAGTAGGATTAACACTCTCTGATAATTCTATAGGTATAGTtgatataagaaataaaacacctattaaaaaattatatctaAAATATAGAAGTAATTCATTAAGCTGGAATAATATGAATCCTAAACAATTTATAATTGCTAATGAAGATTctaatttatattcttttgatATGAGATATTTAAAAACAGCTTATCTTGTTCATAAAGGTTTTGTTAATGCAGTACTAGATGTAGATTTCTCACCTATAGGGAATAAATTCGTTGCATGTTCTTATGATAAAACTGTTAGATTATTTAATTCAGATGAACCTACGAGTTATGATGTATATCATACTAAAAGAATGCAACATGTTCTATGTTGTAAATTTAGTCAAGATGCtaaatatgtatttacaGGCAGTAGCGATATGTCCCTACGAATATGGAAAACCATTTCTCATGAACCATCAGGAATCTTATctaataaagaaaaacaagCCATCaattatagaaataaattaaaagataaattCGCATCactaaaagaaattaaaagaataagACAACATCATCATGTACCAGCATTAATAAAAAGCTTGtctgataaaaaaaaagtcatGCTCGAAGCAAAAAAGAGAAAGGACAACAACAAAATTCAACATTCAAAAAATCCAGAGCAGTTACCCATGccagagaaaaaaaaaatttttgtcACAGAgcaataa
- a CDS encoding U4/U6 small nuclear ribonucleoprotein PRP31, putative produces the protein MATLADSFLKDLEDLEFEDEEEEEENNVGEKAPFIKKSNNIIEDEDNDDYEEIVDAIEEFLNEKKKNKERKISELLYDDEFLKMMSDIKTYMFEEEQKKKEKEEQNEGEPNEGEPNEGEPNDDEQIEELLNEREKKNNKINNIDDDNSYDDVMIEKCMETILKIDTEILNIHKYVKDIYSTKFPELDSIVYSPVEYISVVNKIRNEVDLKNIDFSNILPNTTVMAITVASSMTTGICLSDNLLKSCISFCSEGLQLNEYRNLILLYLESKMFYLAPNVTMLLGSSLTARLISAVGSLKNLSITSSQNLIVIASTKKSLFGLSNIHKTLGIGILCCSEIVQSVPDAYKKKAISLLASKCSLAARIDYFKKYKEGQYGLLLRQNILSHLIKLQEPPPLKQKKILPMPDEKRKRKRGGKRYRKLKEKTQITELRKQINRLPFGPETTDDFYNFNDQNTMLLNSNITKLKYTNKQKNVIAKKRNLNVQSSGATGGLSSSLIFTPLQGIELYNPSLINTKNKQTENKYFSSTAEFRKI, from the exons atg GCAACTTTGGCTGACTCATTTCTAAAAGATCTCGAAGATCTTGAATTTGAAGacgaagaagaagaagaagaaaataatgtcGGTGAGAAAGCCCcctttattaaaaaaagtaataatataattgaaGATGAAGATAATGATGATTATGAAGAGATTGTAGATGCTATTGAAGAATTTCTAAatgagaagaaaaaaaacaaggaAAGGAAAATATCGGAATTGTTGTATGATGATgagtttttaaaaatgatgagTGATATAAAGACGTATATGTTTGAAgaggaacaaaaaaaaaaagaaaaggaagaaCAAAATGAGGGTGAACCAAATGAGGGTGAACCAAATGAAGGTGAACCAAATGATGATGAACAAAttgaagaattattaaatgagagagaaaaaaaaaataataaaataaataatattgatgatgATAACTCATACGACGATGTGATGATAGAAAAATGCATGGAaacaattttaaaaattgacactgaaatattaaatatacacaAATATGTAAAAGATATTTATTCAACAAAATTTCCAGAATTAGATTCTATTGTTTATAGTCCTGTTGAATATATAAGTGttgttaataaaataagaaatgaagttgatttaaaaaatattgatttCTCAAATATATTACCTAATACAACTGTTATGGCCATTACCGTTGCTTCTAGTATGACAACAGGAATATGTTTGTctgataatttattaaaaagttGTATTTCATTTTGTAGTGAAGGATTacaattaaatgaatatagaaatcttatattattatatttagaaaGTAAAATGTTTTATCTAGCACCAAATGTAACTATGTTATTAGGTAGTTCTCTAACAGCACGTTTAATAAGTGCTGTGGGTTCTTTAAAAAACCTATCAATTACATCATCTCAAAATCTTATAGTTATTGCAAGTACAAAAAAATCATTATTTGGATTAAGTAATATACATAAGACTCTAGGAATAGGTATCTTATGTTGTTCAGAAATTGTTCAGAGTGTGCCAGAtgcatataaaaagaaagccATAAGTTTATTAGCTTCCAAATGTAGCTTAGCTGCTCGAAttgattattttaaaaaatataaagaaggaCAATATGGATTATTACTTcgacaaaatattttatcacaTCTAATAAAATTACAAGAACCACCAccattaaaacaaaaaaaaatattacctATGCCtgatgaaaaaagaaaaagaaaaagaggTGGAAAAAGATATcgtaaattaaaagaaaaaacacaAATTACTGAATTAAGAAAACAAATCAATAGATTACCATTCGGTCCAGAAACAACAGATGAtttctataattttaatgatcAAAATACTATGTTATTAAATtcaaatataacaaaattaaaatatacaaataaacaaaaaaatgttatagcaaaaaaaagaaatctaAATGTTCAATCGAGTGGAGCCACAGGTGGTTTATCTTCTTCCTTAATTTTTACTCCCCTTCAAGGaattgaattatataatcCTTCATTgattaatacaaaaaataagcAAACAGAAAATAAGTACTTTTCAAGTACGGCTGAATTTaggaagatataa